A section of the Candidatus Cloacimonadota bacterium genome encodes:
- a CDS encoding zinc ABC transporter substrate-binding protein, with protein MRKILPLLLILLLIFGCKSAEKETKPLVIASIYPYELLLREIMGPDFEVRTLIPPNASPHSYSPRPQELADLHEAVFALSNGYGLEAELDQAFDALGERHLRVSALLGEEAAGKDGNPHLWLSPVLMQHLVWELIPRLQRLFPDHSETIKENGMNLGATLKALDSRINSDRERLEETPLITFHDSFHHFSELYKIDDLGSVQSSPGHEPGPGDLSRLGKLIKEHGVTAVCVEPQMDKKSAQVLANEFGLEIVELDPLGTSLDVSTLTELIETNWERMRSIWTQAANGQ; from the coding sequence GTGCGTAAAATACTGCCACTTCTGCTGATACTGCTGTTGATTTTCGGTTGTAAATCTGCCGAAAAAGAAACAAAGCCTCTGGTGATTGCCTCCATCTATCCCTACGAACTGCTCTTGCGGGAAATTATGGGACCGGATTTTGAGGTTCGAACCCTCATTCCGCCAAACGCCTCGCCTCATAGCTACAGCCCTCGCCCTCAAGAACTTGCCGACCTGCATGAAGCCGTTTTCGCTCTTTCCAATGGTTATGGCTTGGAAGCCGAGCTGGATCAAGCTTTTGATGCGTTGGGAGAAAGACATCTGAGAGTTTCAGCGCTTTTGGGTGAAGAAGCCGCCGGGAAGGATGGCAACCCTCATCTTTGGCTGTCGCCAGTCTTGATGCAACACCTCGTTTGGGAGCTGATTCCCAGGCTGCAAAGGCTTTTCCCGGATCACAGCGAAACCATAAAAGAGAATGGCATGAATCTGGGCGCGACCCTGAAAGCACTGGATTCGCGCATTAATTCCGACCGCGAGCGCCTGGAAGAAACTCCGCTCATCACCTTTCACGACAGCTTCCACCATTTCAGCGAGCTTTATAAAATCGACGACCTGGGTAGCGTGCAAAGCTCTCCAGGACATGAACCTGGCCCCGGAGATCTGTCCCGCCTGGGAAAACTCATCAAGGAACACGGCGTCACCGCTGTGTGCGTGGAACCTCAGATGGATAAAAAATCAGCCCAGGTGCTGGCAAATGAATTTGGTTTGGAAATTGTGGAACTGGATCCTCTGGGAACCAGCCTGGATGTGAGCACTTTGACGGAACTCATCGAAACGAATTGGGAGCGGATGCGCTCCATCTGGACCCAAGCCGCGAACGGACAATGA
- a CDS encoding GNAT family N-acetyltransferase yields the protein MTDRIEISIVKEADPEQILALYRHQGWWEKDENPQYLETVKSIVENSFCFAIAKLGDKIVGMGRSISDGNSDAYIQDVVVHSDLRGQGIGAGIMKKILEHLHKHKIQWIGLISEPGQEDFYGKLGFLQMPNYTPMLLEMPKEKDTHV from the coding sequence ATGACAGATAGAATTGAGATCAGCATCGTTAAGGAAGCCGATCCGGAGCAAATCCTGGCGCTTTATCGTCATCAGGGTTGGTGGGAAAAAGACGAAAACCCTCAATATCTGGAGACGGTGAAAAGCATCGTGGAAAACAGTTTTTGCTTCGCGATTGCAAAATTGGGGGATAAAATCGTGGGTATGGGACGCAGCATCAGCGATGGCAACAGCGACGCCTATATCCAGGACGTGGTGGTACACAGCGATTTACGCGGCCAAGGCATCGGTGCCGGAATCATGAAAAAGATTTTGGAACACCTCCACAAACACAAAATCCAGTGGATTGGCCTCATTTCGGAACCGGGGCAGGAAGATTTTTATGGAAAGCTGGGGTTTTTGCAGATGCCGAATTACACACCCATGCTGTTGGAAATGCCCAAAGAAAAGGACACCCATGTTTGA
- a CDS encoding leucyl aminopeptidase, protein MKIDLMRKPVDYMETIIIMLGENGDVGALEHLPKYVREAVAATIKEDEFKFDFAAVKSFSLLHAKKRSKVILCGVGNLSELTTNKMRETMAAAIRAALGAGAKEAWFFLGFESPMSEANLGHILAETALLVAYKFDKYLEDKKSPTLEAIHLAMVPKSSRNINRGILEGRIYAEATNLARDLVNEPANVIYPETLADFAKKAALKYGFSIDVFNEDKLRRLKMEAFLSVSKGSEKEAKLILMHYNGNPDPKAQTVALVGKGLTYDSGGYCIKTAQGMLTMKCDMAGAAAVIGTFAAISTLKLKVNVVGVIAACENMISGGAYHNGDIIRSMSGKTIEVINTDAEGRLTLVDAIHYANSRMKVHKIIDIATLTGAAAGALGNQITAVLGNDDKMMAKMKEAADHTGDLVWELPLHKPYLESLRSEIADLKNGAPVAGAITAALFIQEFVGSKPWLHLDIAGTSLKDKPNGVNPYGATGVGVRLLTQFLRTLGTKSA, encoded by the coding sequence ATGAAAATCGATTTGATGCGTAAACCTGTGGATTATATGGAAACCATCATCATCATGTTGGGCGAAAACGGCGACGTTGGCGCTCTGGAACACCTTCCAAAATATGTTCGCGAAGCTGTTGCCGCCACCATCAAGGAAGATGAATTCAAATTCGACTTCGCTGCGGTTAAAAGCTTTTCCCTGCTGCACGCCAAAAAAAGAAGCAAAGTGATTCTGTGCGGGGTGGGGAATTTGAGCGAATTGACCACAAATAAAATGCGGGAAACCATGGCTGCCGCCATCCGCGCCGCTTTGGGCGCCGGGGCGAAAGAAGCCTGGTTTTTCCTGGGTTTCGAAAGCCCCATGAGCGAAGCAAACCTTGGTCACATCCTGGCAGAGACGGCGCTTTTGGTTGCCTATAAATTTGATAAATATCTGGAAGATAAAAAGAGCCCCACGCTGGAAGCCATCCATCTTGCCATGGTGCCAAAATCCTCGCGCAACATCAACCGTGGCATTTTGGAAGGCAGGATTTATGCCGAAGCCACAAACCTGGCGCGCGACCTCGTGAACGAGCCGGCGAACGTGATTTATCCCGAAACTTTGGCGGATTTTGCCAAAAAAGCAGCCCTTAAATATGGTTTCTCCATTGATGTTTTCAATGAAGACAAGCTCAGAAGGCTGAAAATGGAAGCCTTCCTCTCCGTTTCCAAGGGCTCGGAAAAAGAAGCGAAACTCATCCTGATGCACTACAACGGCAATCCCGACCCCAAAGCCCAGACCGTCGCGCTGGTTGGCAAAGGCCTAACTTACGACAGCGGTGGCTATTGCATCAAAACAGCCCAGGGCATGCTGACCATGAAATGCGATATGGCTGGAGCCGCGGCTGTGATCGGAACCTTTGCCGCCATCAGCACTTTGAAGCTGAAGGTGAACGTGGTTGGCGTCATCGCCGCCTGCGAAAACATGATTTCCGGCGGCGCGTACCACAATGGCGATATTATCCGCAGCATGTCTGGCAAAACGATTGAAGTTATCAATACCGACGCGGAAGGACGCCTCACACTTGTGGACGCCATCCACTATGCCAACAGCCGCATGAAAGTGCATAAAATCATTGATATTGCCACCCTCACCGGTGCCGCAGCGGGAGCCTTGGGCAACCAAATCACCGCCGTTTTGGGCAACGACGACAAAATGATGGCAAAAATGAAGGAAGCCGCAGACCACACCGGTGATCTGGTTTGGGAACTGCCTCTTCACAAGCCCTATCTGGAATCCTTGCGTTCTGAAATTGCCGATCTCAAAAATGGCGCGCCTGTGGCTGGAGCCATCACCGCCGCGCTGTTCATCCAAGAGTTTGTGGGCTCAAAACCCTGGCTGCATCTGGATATTGCTGGCACCTCCCTCAAGGACAAACCCAACGGAGTGAATCCCTATGGCGCCACCGGAGTGGGCGTGAGATTGCTGACCCAGTTCCTGCGCACCTTGGGGACGAAAAGTGCGTAA
- a CDS encoding metal ABC transporter permease has translation MLGFLLQALLASLLSSLSLALFSPFVTLRKVSYLGEALSHIAFAGIALALLLGLHLQLVTLIFVVGVALLITWLSRRHQLQEANAITIFLSVSMALGIVLISLRRGYTFDLANYLFGNVLLASPSEIWQLGLLSLVNLVFIVVCFKELFYLSYNAEMAEFFRLPVRAVDHAFIILLATNIVITLRAAGIILVSAQLILPAATAFNLVRRLDQAVAASALVAILAAAGGFALSWWLNLPTGANIVLLEFALYLISLAFRPKPGS, from the coding sequence ATGCTGGGTTTTTTGCTCCAAGCTTTGCTTGCCTCGCTGCTTTCCTCGCTTTCCCTGGCGTTGTTTTCGCCATTTGTGACCCTGCGCAAGGTTTCCTACCTCGGTGAAGCGCTTTCCCACATCGCCTTTGCCGGCATTGCTTTGGCGCTGCTTTTGGGCTTGCATCTGCAACTGGTGACCCTGATTTTTGTGGTGGGGGTGGCTTTGCTCATCACCTGGCTTTCGCGCAGACACCAGCTTCAGGAGGCAAATGCCATCACCATTTTCCTGAGTGTTTCCATGGCGCTGGGCATCGTGCTCATCTCTCTGCGCCGGGGCTACACCTTCGATTTGGCGAACTACCTCTTTGGAAATGTGCTTTTGGCTTCACCCTCGGAAATTTGGCAACTGGGCTTGCTTTCGCTGGTGAATCTTGTCTTCATAGTCGTCTGTTTCAAGGAACTGTTCTACCTTTCCTACAATGCGGAAATGGCAGAGTTTTTCCGCCTGCCCGTACGGGCTGTGGATCATGCTTTCATCATCCTTTTGGCAACAAATATCGTCATCACGCTGCGCGCCGCGGGAATAATTTTGGTGAGCGCCCAGCTCATTTTGCCCGCAGCCACAGCCTTCAACCTTGTGCGGCGCTTGGATCAAGCCGTGGCGGCGAGCGCTCTGGTTGCCATTCTTGCCGCTGCCGGAGGATTTGCCCTGTCCTGGTGGCTGAATCTGCCCACCGGCGCAAACATCGTTCTGCTGGAGTTTGCGCTCTATCTAATCAGCTTGGCTTTCAGACCAAAACCTGGAAGCTGA
- a CDS encoding DUF2156 domain-containing protein, which produces MFELRPLTPDEIPILKNFLEPYPRQSCDYAIFNLMTWGKIYNNHYAIWREHLIIYNQMHTNVFFPVGPGLSSAELRELIEYFRERDPEAKMVLVPDDWQLSNPDLDQHFRLWEERDWADYVYPTELMVSLSGRKLAKKKNLISQFRRAYPDYQVLPLTKDKHPVLLRFTEKWRRERGAEGQYLDTEMQAIRNSLEMWDNIPAEGIIICHHNKISAYSVFSPLNADTATVHFEKFDPDMKGSAQIINWETAKVLQNRFKWINREQDIGLRGLRQAKLSYQPERLVPFIFGELKP; this is translated from the coding sequence ATGTTTGAACTGAGACCCCTGACCCCGGATGAAATCCCAATTTTAAAGAACTTTTTGGAACCCTACCCACGCCAATCCTGTGACTACGCGATTTTTAACCTGATGACCTGGGGAAAAATCTATAACAACCACTATGCCATCTGGCGCGAACACCTGATAATCTACAACCAAATGCATACCAACGTGTTTTTTCCTGTGGGACCGGGACTTAGCTCCGCTGAGCTGCGAGAATTAATCGAATATTTCCGGGAAAGAGACCCGGAGGCGAAGATGGTGTTGGTACCGGATGATTGGCAGCTTTCAAACCCGGACCTGGATCAACATTTCAGGCTTTGGGAAGAGCGGGATTGGGCGGATTATGTATATCCCACGGAACTTATGGTGAGCCTCAGCGGTAGAAAACTGGCGAAAAAGAAAAACTTGATTTCCCAATTCCGGCGCGCTTATCCAGATTACCAAGTACTGCCGCTCACCAAGGATAAACACCCAGTGCTTCTGCGTTTTACAGAAAAATGGAGACGTGAGCGCGGCGCGGAGGGACAATATCTGGACACCGAAATGCAAGCAATCAGAAACAGCTTGGAAATGTGGGACAATATCCCCGCGGAAGGCATCATTATCTGCCATCATAACAAGATTTCCGCCTATTCGGTTTTCTCTCCCCTGAACGCAGATACCGCCACGGTCCACTTCGAAAAATTTGACCCGGATATGAAAGGCAGCGCCCAGATTATCAACTGGGAAACGGCAAAAGTGTTGCAAAACCGCTTCAAATGGATAAATCGGGAGCAGGATATTGGGCTGCGAGGATTGCGGCAGGCGAAACTTTCATATCAGCCCGAGCGATTGGTGCCCTTTATTTTTGGAGAATTAAAACCTTAG
- a CDS encoding metal ABC transporter ATP-binding protein, with product MIKISGLSHRFDGNIVLEDISLELAEGEFAAIIGPNGAGKSTLIKLILGFLPLQSGSIEIDGIPHHLWLKRNPMGYLPQAEDFDRRFPATALDLVLLGLAGGLKLGQRFSKSHKQKALKALETTKIAHLASQQLGGLSGGELQRVFLARAIVSDSKYLILDEPEASVDLPGVQSFFELLKELNNAGKTIVTISHDLNILTEYCSFLICLNRTLHCHTQTELVNAEIIQKTFGETVRLIEKEY from the coding sequence ATGATAAAAATCAGCGGTCTTTCCCACCGCTTTGACGGAAATATTGTTTTGGAGGACATCAGCCTCGAGCTTGCCGAGGGTGAATTTGCCGCCATTATCGGCCCCAACGGCGCGGGAAAATCCACCCTTATCAAGCTGATTCTGGGTTTTTTGCCCTTGCAAAGCGGCAGCATCGAAATTGACGGCATTCCCCATCATCTGTGGCTGAAACGCAATCCGATGGGCTATCTGCCTCAGGCGGAAGATTTTGACCGCCGCTTTCCTGCCACCGCGCTGGATTTGGTTCTTCTGGGTTTGGCGGGAGGGCTGAAGCTTGGTCAGCGCTTCTCCAAAAGCCATAAACAAAAAGCTTTGAAGGCACTGGAAACCACCAAAATTGCTCATCTGGCTTCCCAGCAACTGGGTGGACTTTCCGGTGGCGAATTGCAGCGCGTCTTTTTGGCAAGAGCCATCGTTTCCGACAGCAAATATCTGATTTTGGACGAGCCGGAAGCCTCGGTTGACCTCCCTGGCGTGCAAAGCTTTTTCGAACTGCTCAAAGAGCTGAACAACGCTGGTAAAACCATCGTTACCATCTCCCACGATCTCAACATTCTCACCGAATATTGCAGCTTTCTGATTTGTCTGAACCGAACCTTGCACTGCCACACGCAAACCGAATTGGTGAACGCCGAAATCATCCAAAAAACCTTTGGTGAAACCGTGCGCCTGATCGAAAAGGAATACTGA
- a CDS encoding methionine adenosyltransferase, whose translation MTALHAAVPCDKNEYVFTSESVSEGHPDKVCDQISDAILDAYLKEDPYARVACETLATTNRVVLSGEVSTSGDIKLDVESIVRKVISDIGYVVPNLGFDAKTCVIENLLHAQTVELQTNEGAGDQGLMFGYACNQTKFSMPVPIAMSHLLMQNLAKARKDGQIPGLLPDSKSQVSLRYCGRRPSSLETVVISTHHLHKNPAEFAEMKRMIEKLVIKPTVEEMESDSCSSFHAADYRIMINPRGMWENGGPAADTGLTGRKIIVDTYGGWAQHGGGAFSGKDATKVDRSATYMTRHIAKSVVESGLAAECLVQLSFVIGESEPVSLMAETFGSGRIGDQELEKLIRDSFPLTVKGIIEYLDLRRPIFLPTAAYGHFGREEPNFTWEKTKALK comes from the coding sequence ATGACTGCTTTGCACGCTGCTGTGCCCTGCGACAAAAACGAATACGTTTTCACCTCCGAATCGGTATCGGAGGGACATCCAGACAAGGTTTGCGACCAGATTTCGGATGCCATTCTGGATGCCTACCTGAAGGAAGACCCGTATGCCCGGGTTGCCTGCGAAACACTTGCCACCACAAATAGAGTGGTGCTTTCCGGAGAGGTTTCCACCTCTGGGGATATTAAATTGGACGTGGAATCAATCGTCCGCAAGGTGATTTCCGACATCGGCTACGTGGTACCAAACCTCGGTTTCGACGCAAAGACCTGCGTTATCGAAAACCTTTTGCATGCCCAAACCGTTGAGCTGCAAACCAATGAAGGCGCCGGCGACCAAGGCCTGATGTTCGGTTATGCCTGCAACCAGACAAAATTTTCGATGCCGGTGCCCATCGCGATGTCCCATCTTTTGATGCAAAACCTCGCCAAAGCACGCAAAGACGGACAGATTCCCGGCCTTTTGCCAGATTCCAAATCCCAGGTGAGCCTGCGCTATTGTGGACGCAGACCCTCCTCTTTGGAAACCGTGGTCATTTCCACCCATCACCTTCACAAAAACCCCGCTGAATTTGCCGAAATGAAACGGATGATTGAAAAACTGGTCATCAAACCCACGGTGGAAGAGATGGAAAGCGATTCCTGCAGCAGTTTTCACGCCGCGGATTACCGGATTATGATTAACCCTCGCGGGATGTGGGAAAACGGAGGTCCAGCAGCCGATACCGGACTAACAGGACGCAAAATCATTGTGGATACCTATGGCGGTTGGGCTCAGCACGGTGGTGGCGCATTTTCGGGCAAGGATGCCACCAAAGTTGACCGCAGTGCAACCTATATGACGCGCCACATCGCGAAGAGCGTGGTGGAATCCGGTTTGGCGGCGGAATGCCTTGTGCAGCTTAGTTTTGTGATTGGCGAAAGCGAGCCGGTTTCCTTGATGGCGGAGACTTTTGGCAGCGGCAGGATTGGGGATCAGGAATTGGAAAAACTCATTCGTGATAGTTTTCCCTTGACAGTTAAAGGAATCATCGAATATCTTGACCTAAGAAGGCCTATTTTCCTGCCCACAGCCGCTTATGGCCATTTTGGGCGTGAAGAACCGAATTTCACCTGGGAAAAAACCAAGGCTTTAAAATAG